One segment of Panicum virgatum strain AP13 chromosome 1K, P.virgatum_v5, whole genome shotgun sequence DNA contains the following:
- the LOC120699485 gene encoding uncharacterized protein LOC120699485 isoform X3: protein MTVDAALLAAVVAFLLPLRLISLALRLASKGRGASGPQLRRSCAVLAVAGALLAVIFALPHDRAGQCAVPVTAVVDGEGLRSEVEQLKLQLARLESLWDNKLKAFDEKGDSLEKAIDKKGDPLEEEDGRVMRAMGLDIQSLINEQENIKMQESLCSSCFGDNIKAMEDEVRLIKDESRKMNSDINSVWSLAKDATEKVEALHSDVKKSQVITDDWGRMNSSINRLWSFVRNTDKKVEGLCSDIKKGFKQTKKKVPFM from the exons ATGACGGTCGACGCCGCGCTCCTAGCCGCCGTCGtggccttcctcctcccgctccgccTCATCTCCCTCGCCCTCCGCCTGGCCTCCAAGGGCCGCGGCGCCAGCGGGCCACAACTCCGCCGGTCCTGCGCCGTCTTGGCCGTCGCGGGCGCGCTCCTCGCCGTCATCTTCGCACTCCCGCACGACCGGGCCGGCCAGTGCGCCGTCCCCGTCACCGCTGTAGTAGATGGCGAGGGGCTACGCTCGGAGGTTGAGCAGCTCAAGCTCCAGCTCGCCCGGCTTG AATCTCTGTGGGATAACAAATTGAAAGCCTTTGATGAGAAGGGTGATTCTTTGGAGAAGGCGATAGATAAGAAAGGTGATCCTTTagaggaggaggatggccgTGTTATGAGAGCTATGGGGCTTGACATCCAGTCTCTGATAAATGAGCAAGAAAACATCAAG ATGCAAGAATCATTGTgcagctcatgttttggtgacaATATCAAGGCAATGGAAGATGAG GTTCGTCTCATAAAGGATGAATCAAGGAAGATGAACTCTGATATAAACAGTGTATGGTCATTAGCAAAAGATGCAACGGAAAAGGTTGAAGCTCTACATTCTGATGTCAAGAAG AGTCAAGTTATAACTGATGACTGGGGGAGGATGAACTCTAGTATCAACAGATTATGGTCATTCGTAAGGAATACAGATAAAAAGGTTGAAGGCCTATGTTCAGATATAAAAAAG GGCTTCAAGCAGACGAAGAAGAAAGTGCCGTTCATGTGA
- the LOC120699474 gene encoding nicotianamine aminotransferase 1-like, producing MAMTHHQNGGATAARAAEDGNINGNGHAAAAAEWRFARAAKEGALAAAGDKMSIRAVRFKISASVDARDPRPVLPLAHGDPSVLPAFRTAAEAEEAVAAALRTGRLNCYPAGVGLPDARRALAKHLSRDLPYDLSSDDIFLTAGGTQAIEVVISVLAQPGTNILLPRPGYPNYEARAALNNLEVRHFDLIPEKGWEIDIDSLESIADKNTAAMVIINPNNPCGSVYTREHLAKVAEAARKLGILVIADEVYGNLVFGDSQFIPMGVFGHIAPVLSIGSLSKRWIVPGWRLGWVAACDPKKILQETKILTSITNFLNVSTDPATFIQGALPQILENTKEDFFKRIIGLLEETSDICYREIKDIKYITCPHKPEGSMFVMVKLNLYLLEGIHDDIDFCCKLAKEESVILCPGSVLGMKNWVRITFAIDSSSLLDGLERIKSFCQRHKKKNLLNGI from the exons ATGGCGATGACCCACCACCAGaacggcggcgccaccgccgcccgtgcTGCGGAGGACGGCAACATCAACGGCAAcggccacgcggcggcggcggcggagtggcgGTTCGCGCGGGCGGCGAAGGAGggcgcgctggcggcggcgggggacaaGATGAGCATCCGCGCGGTGCGGTTCAAGATCAGCGCGAGCGTGGACGCGCGCGACCCGCGGCCCGTGCTGCCGCTGGCGCACGGGGACCCCTCCGTGCTCCCGGCCTtccgcaccgccgccgaggccgaggaagccgtcgccgccgcgctccggacGGGCAGGCTCAACTGCTACCCCGCCGGCGTCGGCCTGCCCGACGCCCGCCG TGCTTTGGCGAAGCACCTGTCGCGTGATCTTCCATACGACCTATCCTCCGACGACATCTTCCTCACCGCTGGAGGCACTCAAGCCATCGAGGTGGTGATCTCAGTTCTAGCCCAACCGGGCACCAACATATTGCTGCCAAGACCCGGGTATCCAAACTACGAGGCGCGCGCCGCGCTGAACAACTTAGAGGTTCGCCACTTCGATCTGATTCCTGAGAAAGGGTGGGAGATCGACATAGACTCTCTGGAGTCTATTGCTGACAAGAACACCGCCGCAATGGTCATCATCAACCCCAACAACCCTTGTGGGAGTGTGTACACCCGTGAACATTTGGCCAAG GTTGCCGAGGCAGCAAGGAAGCTTGGGATCTTAGTCATTGCTGACGAAGTGTATGGCAATTTGGTTTTCGGGGACTCCCAGTTCATCCCAATGGGCGTCTTTGGGCACATCGCCCCAGTGTTGAGCATAGGATCACTCTCAAAGAGATGGATAGTGCCTGGATGGAGACTTGGCTGGGTTGCTGCATGCGATCCCAAGAAGATCCTGCAAGAAACTAAG ATTCTTACGTCAATCACAAACTTCCTTAATGTTTCAACTGATCCAGCAACTTTCATTCAG GGAGCACTTCCACAAATTCTTGAGAACACAAAGGAAGATTTCTTCAAGAGGATCATTGGTTTGCTAGAGGAAACATCAGATATATGTTATAGAGAAATAAAGGACATCAAATACATTACTTGTCCGCACAAGCCAGAAGGTTCCATGTTTGTGATG GTGAAGCTGAATTTGTATCTTCTGGAGGGGATCCATGATGACATTGATTTTTGCTGCAAGCTGGCAAAAGAAGAATCGGTGATTTTGTGCCCAG GGAGTGTTCTGGGAATGAAAAACTGGGTTCGGATAACGTTTGCCATTGATTCATCTTCTCTTCTGGATGGCCTTGAGAGGATCAAATCTTTCTGCCAAAGgcacaagaagaagaatctgCTTAATGGCATCTAA
- the LOC120699485 gene encoding uncharacterized protein LOC120699485 isoform X1 has product MTVDAALLAAVVAFLLPLRLISLALRLASKGRGASGPQLRRSCAVLAVAGALLAVIFALPHDRAGQCAVPVTAVVDGEGLRSEVEQLKLQLARLESLWDNKLKAFDEKGDSLEKAIDKKGDPLEEEDGRVMRAMGLDIQSLINEQENIKMQESLCSSCFGDNIKAMEDEVRLIKDESRKMNSDINSVWSLAKDATEKVEALHSDVKKSQVITDDWGRMNSSINRLWSFVRNTDKKVEGLCSDIKKVQIITGEWAKTKFNRMWSFAKDTEKKVEDLYSDIKKGFKQTKKKVPFM; this is encoded by the exons ATGACGGTCGACGCCGCGCTCCTAGCCGCCGTCGtggccttcctcctcccgctccgccTCATCTCCCTCGCCCTCCGCCTGGCCTCCAAGGGCCGCGGCGCCAGCGGGCCACAACTCCGCCGGTCCTGCGCCGTCTTGGCCGTCGCGGGCGCGCTCCTCGCCGTCATCTTCGCACTCCCGCACGACCGGGCCGGCCAGTGCGCCGTCCCCGTCACCGCTGTAGTAGATGGCGAGGGGCTACGCTCGGAGGTTGAGCAGCTCAAGCTCCAGCTCGCCCGGCTTG AATCTCTGTGGGATAACAAATTGAAAGCCTTTGATGAGAAGGGTGATTCTTTGGAGAAGGCGATAGATAAGAAAGGTGATCCTTTagaggaggaggatggccgTGTTATGAGAGCTATGGGGCTTGACATCCAGTCTCTGATAAATGAGCAAGAAAACATCAAG ATGCAAGAATCATTGTgcagctcatgttttggtgacaATATCAAGGCAATGGAAGATGAG GTTCGTCTCATAAAGGATGAATCAAGGAAGATGAACTCTGATATAAACAGTGTATGGTCATTAGCAAAAGATGCAACGGAAAAGGTTGAAGCTCTACATTCTGATGTCAAGAAG AGTCAAGTTATAACTGATGACTGGGGGAGGATGAACTCTAGTATCAACAGATTATGGTCATTCGTAAGGAATACAGATAAAAAGGTTGAAGGCCTATGTTCAGATATAAAAAAG GTTCAAATTATAACTGGTGAGTGGGCGAAGACAAAATTCAACAGAATGTGGTCATTTGCAAAGGATACAGAGAAAAAGGTTGAAGATCTATATTCAGATATAAAAAAG GGCTTCAAGCAGACGAAGAAGAAAGTGCCGTTCATGTGA
- the LOC120699485 gene encoding uncharacterized protein LOC120699485 isoform X2, which translates to MTVDAALLAAVVAFLLPLRLISLALRLASKGRGASGPQLRRSCAVLAVAGALLAVIFALPHDRAGQCAVPVTAVVDGEGLRSEVEQLKLQLARLESLWDNKLKAFDEKGDSLEKAIDKKGDPLEEEDGRVMRAMGLDIQSLINEQENIKMQESLCSSCFGDNIKAMEDEVRLIKDESRKMNSDINSVWSLAKDATEKVEALHSDVKKSQVITDDWGRMNSSINRLWSFVRNTDKKVEGLCSDIKKVQIITGEWAKTKFNRMWSFAKDTEKKVEDLYSDIKKTKKKVPFM; encoded by the exons ATGACGGTCGACGCCGCGCTCCTAGCCGCCGTCGtggccttcctcctcccgctccgccTCATCTCCCTCGCCCTCCGCCTGGCCTCCAAGGGCCGCGGCGCCAGCGGGCCACAACTCCGCCGGTCCTGCGCCGTCTTGGCCGTCGCGGGCGCGCTCCTCGCCGTCATCTTCGCACTCCCGCACGACCGGGCCGGCCAGTGCGCCGTCCCCGTCACCGCTGTAGTAGATGGCGAGGGGCTACGCTCGGAGGTTGAGCAGCTCAAGCTCCAGCTCGCCCGGCTTG AATCTCTGTGGGATAACAAATTGAAAGCCTTTGATGAGAAGGGTGATTCTTTGGAGAAGGCGATAGATAAGAAAGGTGATCCTTTagaggaggaggatggccgTGTTATGAGAGCTATGGGGCTTGACATCCAGTCTCTGATAAATGAGCAAGAAAACATCAAG ATGCAAGAATCATTGTgcagctcatgttttggtgacaATATCAAGGCAATGGAAGATGAG GTTCGTCTCATAAAGGATGAATCAAGGAAGATGAACTCTGATATAAACAGTGTATGGTCATTAGCAAAAGATGCAACGGAAAAGGTTGAAGCTCTACATTCTGATGTCAAGAAG AGTCAAGTTATAACTGATGACTGGGGGAGGATGAACTCTAGTATCAACAGATTATGGTCATTCGTAAGGAATACAGATAAAAAGGTTGAAGGCCTATGTTCAGATATAAAAAAG GTTCAAATTATAACTGGTGAGTGGGCGAAGACAAAATTCAACAGAATGTGGTCATTTGCAAAGGATACAGAGAAAAAGGTTGAAGATCTATATTCAGATATAAAAAAG ACGAAGAAGAAAGTGCCGTTCATGTGA